The Euphorbia lathyris chromosome 3, ddEupLath1.1, whole genome shotgun sequence genome contains a region encoding:
- the LOC136223371 gene encoding uncharacterized protein isoform X2 — MPLTDVVHNLATNVQELQKQVTQIAIALSEIQSQGKMPCQPVDNPKPNVSAITLRNGREIEQPVLSKPASKKNVVEEDKILEEEVQKRDKLPPLVTPASYPNRFDKSKKEKEEKDIFEVFRKVEVNIPLIDIVKQVPRYAKFLKDLCINKTKRVGYEKITMGANVSAVLQRKMPQKSKDGGMFDVPCQIGNTSIKWAMCDLGASINVMPKSVYSSLNAGPLEETGVVIQLANRSIVYSEGLLEDVLVQVNRLIFPADFFVLDMEDDNCSSESSEILLGRPFLQTSNTKIDVKKGTLTMEFDGKIVQFNVYDAMRFPNEVSSVCGIDILEPITQRAFELFSKDELQVIVEESIGVEGEINFEMGEDIRDVMHELAALKQDDKISKVNTLTAFNKKPLPFVLQVPKLELKLMPSHLKYAFLGSENTLPIIISNKLESD, encoded by the coding sequence ATGCCTTTAACTGATGTTGTCCACAATCTTGCAACTAATGTGCAGGAACTCCAGAAACAGGTGACTCAAATAGCTATAGCTTTGAGTGAGATTCAATCTCAAGGTAAAATGCCCTGTCAACCGGTGGACAATCCAAAGCCAAACGTGAGCGCAATCACCCTTCGTAACGGAAGAGAAATAGAGCAGCCCGTTTTAAGCAAGCCAGCCAGCAAGAAGAACGTAGTCGAGGAAGATAAAATTCTTGAAGAAGAAGTGCAAAAGCGAGATAAACTCCCTCCTTTAGTTACTCCAGCATCTTACCCGAATCGGTTCGACAAATCGAAGAAGGAAAAGGAAGAGAAGGACATCTTTGAGGTATTTCGCAAGGTCGAGGTAAATATTCCATTAATTGATATTGTTAAACAAGTTCCTCGATATGCTAAGTTCCTTAAAGATTTGTGCATTAATAAAACTAAGAGAGTTGGGTATGAAAAGATCACCATGGGTGCCAATGTGTCGGCTGTACTTCAAAGAAAAATGCCCCAAAAAAGTAAGGATGGAGGTATGTTCGATGTTCCATGTCAGATTGGGAATACTAGTATTAAATGGGCAATGTGTGACTTAGGAGCGTCTATAAATGTCATGCCTAAGTCTGTTTATTCCTCTTTAAATGCTGGTCCTCTTGAAGAAACTGGCGTCGTTATTCAACTTGCTAACAGATCTATTGTTTACTCCGAGGGGCTGTTGGAAGATGTTTTGGTGCAGGTTAACAGATTGATTTTTCCAGCGGACTTCTTTGTTCTCGATATGGAAGACGACAACTGTTCATCGGAGTCGTCGGAGATCCTATTGGGAAGACCATTCCTGCAAACATCTAACACGAAGATTGATGTTAAGAAAGGGACGCTGACTATGGAATTTGacggtaaaattgttcaatttaatgtttatgaTGCCATGAGATTTCCTAATGAAGTATCTTCAGTTTGTGGCATAGATATCCTCGAACCGATAACTCAGCGAGCTTTCGAGCTTTTTAGTAAAGATGAGTTGCAGGTGATCGTCGAAGAAAGCATCGGAGTCGAGggtgaaatcaactttgagatGGGAGAAGATATACGCGATGTTATGCATGAATTGGCAGCCTTGAAACAAGATGATAAGATTTCTAAAGTTAATACATTAACAGCCTTTAACAAGAAACCTTTACCCTTTGTTTTGCAGGTGCCGAAGTTGGAATTAAAGTTGATGCCCAGCCATCTCAAATATGCATTCTTGGGCAGCGAGAACACTCTTCCCATCATCATCTCCAACAAACTAGAGTCAGACTAA
- the LOC136223371 gene encoding uncharacterized protein isoform X1 has protein sequence MTEPPSPQTTEHLSLANLSLVVAGKSAPAIGDSPTPATLVTEIEMAREQRTPPTRVATKSRKRKPNPIPPTTTRRSTRSQSSKQTTTNKLKPPRAKTPTPASSSDTEATEVSIGSASSASSHSSSPELKVPSKKRARLRHGKSKYGSLTTPYVSALTFSNSEQAARYNSLKPRKIIPAYSVDEDALTHLKMHADFYGLVDGIGWRDLFATKFPVFDDLVHEFYSTYMFHCDTKNLDIHSKCIHFRLLDKEHHLSIIEFNVALGLMNATFAASDDYLDMLCDYLSNFDDAHIFKEYTIESPPEFIPSKTPAHYFRNPVVRVMHRYLAVNYSARNRDSTKTSKAEIFFLWCMVTGQKVNLSYWLPDKFQKLVQKPKYIYLGHLITSLALHLCDFDVAHTDKHISCPTPPLSLKVLQNMQLLRREGQNFVFVDAGKLATPKELLPNDGTDGTETASQRPCFTKAAAARKAPTESPLSDLRIIQGQLQTLGELVQDTTTTVEASQCTQERILQEIREMRANQEAYFKSVNFDPPFPRKD, from the coding sequence ATGACGGAACCACCATCACCTCAAACGACGGAACACCTGTCACTGGCGAATCTGAGTTTAGTGGTCGCCGGCAAATCTGCTCCGGCCATTGGCGATTCTCCAACACCAGCCACTCTAGTAACTGAAATAGAGATGGCGAGAGAGCAAAGAACACCCCCTACGCGAGTTGCAACAAAGTCTCGGAAGCGGAAGCCGAACCCCATCCCTCCCACAACCACTAGGAGGTCCACTAGGTCTCAATCCAGCAAGCAAACGACAACAAACAAGCTAAAACCCCCAAGGGCAAAAACTCCAACTCCCGCTTCCAGTTCAGACACCGAAGCCACTGAAGTTTCAATTGGTTCAGCTAGCTCGGCAAGTTCACATAGCTCGAGTCCAGAACTGAAAGTTCCATCGAAGAAACGTGCTCGGCTCAGACATGGGAAAAGCAAATACGGGTCACTCACCACTCCATATGTAAGTGCCCTGACATTCTCCAACTCCGAACAAGCAGCGAGGTATAATTCTTTGAAACCCCGAAAAATTATCCCTGCTTATAGTGTTGATGAGGATGCTCTAACACATTTAAAAATGCATGCTGATTTCTATGGATTAGTGGATGGAATTGGTTGGAGAGATTTGTTTGCCACGAAATTCCCTGTGTTTGATGACTTGGTTCACGAATTCTATAGCACCTATATGTTTCATTGTGATACAAAAAACCTGGATATACACTCTAAATGTATTCACTTTAGGTTGCTAGATAAAGAGCATCACTTGTCTATAATTGAGTTCAATGTTGCATTGGGACTTATGAATGCTACTTTTGCTGCCTCTGATGATTATCTTGACATGCTATGTGATTATCTTTCGAACTTTGATGATGCACACATTTTTAAGGAGTACACAATTGAGTCTCCACCTGAGTTTATCCCCTCTAAAACACCAGCCCACTATTTTCGCAACCCTGTTGTCAGAGTGATGCATAGGTATTTAGCAGTCAATTACTCAGCTAGGAATAGAGATTCAACGAAAACTTCAAAAGCTGAAATATTTTTCTTGTGGTGTATGGTTACAGGTCAAAAAGTGAACCTGAGTTATTGGCTACCCGACAAGTTCCAAAAGCTAGTCCAAAAGCCCAAGTACATCTATCTAGGACACTTGATAACGTCATTGGCATTGCACCTATGTGATTTTGATGTAGCACACACGGATAAACACATTTCATGCCCTACGCCGCCTCTTAGTTTGAAAGTTTTACAGAATATGCAGTTGTTACGCCGAGAAGGgcaaaattttgtttttgtggATGCAGGGAAATTGGCAACACCTAAGGAGTTGCTGCCCAATGATGGTACTGATGGAACTGAAACAGCAAGCCAACGTCCCTGTTTCACCAAGGCAGCAGCGGCAAGAAAAGCCCCGACTGAGTCGCCCCTTTCGGATCTTCGGATTATACAAGGTCAACTACAAACCTTGGGAGAACTCGTCCAAGACACTACTACCACCGTGGAAGCCTCTCAATGCACCCAAGAGCGCATATTACAAGAAATTCGAGAGATGCGTGCTAACCAAGAAGCATATTTCAAGTCGGTCAATTTTGACCCACCTTTCCCTCGGAAAGATTGA
- the LOC136223371 gene encoding serine/threonine-protein kinase AtPK1/AtPK6-like isoform X3, with protein MKAERDILSKVIHPFIVQLRYSFQTKSKLYLILDFVNGGHLFFHLYRQGIFSEDQARVYTVEIVSAVSHIRQEKAGISTQSEP; from the exons ATGAAGGCTGAAAGGGATATTCTCTCTAAAGTCATTCATCCTTTTATTGTTCAGCTTCGTTACTCTTTTCAG ACCAAGTCTAAGCTTTATTTGATCCTGGATTTTGTAAACGGAGGTCATTTGTTCTTTCATCTCTATCGGCAGGGGATCTTCAG TGAGGATCAGGCAAGGGTTTATACTGTTGAGATAGTATCTGCTGTTTCACATATACGGCAAGAAAAAGCAGG CATATCGACCCAGAGCGAACCTTGA
- the LOC136224003 gene encoding galactoside 2-alpha-L-fucosyltransferase-like codes for MEVIEEVNKERLRFTSKGFTSIMVAFFIALPVLLIFSMMPRTSNFDLTAILGLQQLQNATTTGLGLDSSYESSQPSSILPDVQVLNDSVPERFGNTSDSKYEPSQPTGVPDGELLDRTLAPRIDKLSASKDEFFEPTSMQNEDLLTEAPPPPPPLSNGEKSGSGDNSFQSTSIADDTLLDGLITSGFDEGSCLSRYESVRYRRISPHKPSPFLLEKLRKYEKLHARCGPHTKLYAKTVKGLVENHISSPSVCKYVIWRPVNGLGNRMISMISSFLYALLTNRVFLVYEGTDMANLFCEPFPNTSWLLPMDFPLKNQVHRSEKYSISKSAESKRSFVHLTLQKHDSLDKRYFFCDQGQALIRKVPWVALLSEQYFAPSFFVMPSFEKEVSRMFPNKETVFHHLGRYLFSPSNHVWQQLITKFYDAYLAKADVKIGLQIRVFHANAKMFNITMDQILACNSKAKLIPEIDTKTSSSSKTRKSSKAILVTSLYSEFYKNLSDTYSGKLTAAGEVISVYQPSHEGYQHRGDNVHNMKAWAEMYLLSLCDVLVTSSWSTFGYVAQGLGGLKPWILHRHGKGTYQPCKRAMSMEPCFHYPSSYDCKSENKINAGAVVPYIRKCEDRESGVKLFDRH; via the exons ATGGAAGTGATTGAAGAAGTGAACAAAGAAAGATTGAGATTCACATCCAAAGGATTCACATCAATCATGGTTGCATTTTTCATAGCTTTGCCAGTTTTACTTATTTTCTCAATGATGCCTAGAACCTCAAATTTTGATCTAACTGCAATCCTTGGCCTACAACAACTTCAGAATGCTACTACTACTGGATTAGGTTTGG ATTCAAGTTATGAGTCATCCCAGCCTAGTAGCATACTACCAGATGTACAAGTCCTTAATGACTCTGTACCTGAAAGATTTGGCAACACGTCAG ATTCAAAATATGAGCCTTCTCAACCAACCGGCGTGCCAGACGGGGAACTGCTTGACCGAACTTTAGCTCCTAGAATTGACAAACTATCAG CTTCGAAAGACGAGTTCTTTGAGCCAACGAGCATGCAGAACGAGGACCTGCTTACTGAAGCTCCGCCTCCGCCTCCGCCTCTCTCGAATGGTGAAAAATCGGGTTCAGGAGATAACTCCTTTCAATCTACTAGCATTGCTGATGATACATTGCTTGATGGACTAATCACTTCTGGATTTGATGAAGGATCTTGCTTAAGCAGGTATGAATCTGTCCGTTACCGCAGAATCTCACCCCATAAACCATCCCCCTTTCTCCTTGAGAAACTACGTAAGTATGAAAAGCTTCATGCACGTTGCGGACCGCATACCAAATTGTATGCGAAAACCGTAAAGGGACTTGTAGAGAACCATATAAGCAGCCCCTCTGTGTGTAAATATGTCATATGGAGGCCTGTGAATGGCTTGGGAAACAGAATGATTAGCATGATTTCATCATTCCTTTATGCACTCCTCACAAATCGGGTCTTTCTCGTTTACGAGGGGACGGACATGGCTAATCTGTTCTGCGAACCATTCCCGAATACATCCTGGTTACTGCCTATGGACTTTCCCCTTAAGAACCAAGTCCATAGATCAGAAAAGTATAGCATAAGCAAATCCGCGGAGTCAAAACGATCTTTTGTACATCTTACTCTTCAAAAACATGATTCTCTAGATAAGAGATACTTCTTCTGTGATCAAGGGCAAGCTCTTATCCGAAAAGTCCCTTGGGTAGCTCTCTTATCAGAACAATATTTCGCCCCTTCTTTTTTCGTGATGCCGTCTTTCGAGAAAGAAGTAAGCAGAATGTTCCCTAACAAAGAAACTGTCTTCCATCACTTGGGTAGATATCTTTTCAGTCCTTCGAATCACGTTTGGCAGCAGCTAATCACGAAGTTCTACGATGCATACTTAGCCAAGGCGGATGTAAAGATTGGTCTCCAAATAAGAGTATTTCATGCTAATGCTAAAATGTTCAACATCACTATGGATCAGATATTAGCATGTAATTCAAAGGCAAAACTTATACCAGAAATAGACACAAAAACATCTTCATCTTCGAAGACTCGAAAATCATCGAAAGCAATTTTAGTTACATCTTTGTATTCGGAGTTCTACAAGAACTTAAGTGATACATATTCGGGTAAATTGACTGCGGCAGGGGAAGTCATTTCGGTATACCAACCGAGTCATGAAGGCTATCAACACCGGGGAGATAACGTGCACAATATGAAGGCATGGGCTGAAATGTATCTCCTGAGTTTGTGTGATGTGTTGGTGACTAGTTCCTGGTCTACTTTCGGCTATGTAGCTCAAGGTCTTGGAGGTTTGAAACCATGGATTTTGCATCGGCATGGGAAGGGAACGTACCAGCCTTGTAAACGAGCCATGTCAATGGAGCCTTGTTTCCATTATCCTTCCAGTTATGATTGCAAGTCAGAGAACAAAATTAATGCTGGTGCTGTTGTTCCGTATATAAGGAAATGCGAGGATAGAGAATCCGGAGTGAAGTTGTTTGATCGACATTGA